A portion of the Gasterosteus aculeatus chromosome 12, fGasAcu3.hap1.1, whole genome shotgun sequence genome contains these proteins:
- the celf1 gene encoding CUGBP Elav-like family member 1 isoform X5: protein MEPRTLSARPRMDSLDPETLYVSPEQTLPLSAPDVPSLALVGNRDSSDQATFFQSSTVQFCGKKMNGSLDHPDQPDVDAIKMFVGQIPRSWSEEQLRELFEPYGAVYEINVLRDRSQNPPQSKGCCFITYYTRKSALEAQNALHNMKILPGMHHPIQMKPADSEKNNAVEDRKLFIGMISKKCNENDIRMMFSAYGQIEECRILRGPDGLSRGCAFVTFTARQMAQSAIKSMHQSQTMEGCSSPIVVKFADTQKDKEQKRMAQQLQQQMQQLSAASMWGNLTGLNSLGPQYLALYLQLLQQSASTGSALSNLHSASGLNAMQNLAALAAAASATQATPTGSSAMTTSSSPLSALTSSAGSSPTSSSNSSVNPMASLGALQSLAASAGAGLNMGSLAGMAALNGSLGSGGLSNGSGNTMEALSQAYSGIQQYAAAALPSLYNQSLLSQQSVSAAGSQKEGPEGANLFIYHLPQEFGDQDLLQMFMPFGNVISAKVFIDKQTNLSKCFGFVSYDNPVSSQAAIQSMNGFQIGMKRLKVQLKRSKNDSKPY from the exons ATGGAGCCCCGCACACT TAGTGCACGGCCCAGGATGGACAGCCTGGACCCCGAAACCCTGTACGTCTCTCCAGAGCAGACGCTACCGCTCTCTGCCCCGGACGTCCCCAGCTTGGCACTAGTGGG aaatcgagactcatcagaccaggcaacttttttccagtcttcaactgTCCAATTCTG tgggaagaagatgaatgggTCTCTGGACCACCCTGACCAACCAGATGTTGATGCCATTAAGATGTTCGTGGGGCAGATTCCCCGGTCCTGGTCCGAGGAGCAGCTTCGGGAGCTGTTTGAGCCGTACGGAGCGGTCTATGAGATAAACGTTCTCCGAGACCGCAGTCAGAACCCCCCTCAGAGCAAAG GCTGCTGTTTTATAACTTACTACACCCGCAAATCAGCCCTGGAGGCCCAGAATGCACTGCACAACATGAAGATCCTCCCAGGG ATGCACCACCCGATCCAGATGAAGCCAGCGGACAGTGAGAAGAACAACG CCGTGGAGGACAGGAAGCTTTTCATTGGAATGATCTCCAAGAAGTGTAACGAGAACGACATCCGGATGATGTTCTCAGCATACGGGCAGATAGAGGAGTGCCGGATCCTCCGAGGGCCCGATGGACTCAGCCGGG GTTGTGCGTTTGTGACATTCACAGCTAGACAGATGGCCCAGTCAGCCATCAAGTCCATGCACCAGTCCCAAACCATGGAG GGCTGCTCGTCGCCCATCGTGGTGAAGTTTGCAGACACGCAGAAGGACAAGGAGCAGAAGCGAATGGcccaacagctgcagcagcagatgcagcagctcAGTGCTGCTTCCATGTGGGGAAACCTCACCGGGCTCAACAGCCTGGGCCCGCAGTACCtggca CTCTACttacagctgctgcagcagtcgGCCTCTACGGGGAGCGCACTCAGCAACCTGCACTCGgcctcag GTCTTAATGCCATGCAGAACCTGGCTGCTTTAGCGGCAGCAGCGAGTGCCACACAGGCCACGCCCACGGGCTCCAGCGCCATGACAACATCTAGTAGCCCTCTCAGTGCACTCACAAGCtcag CaggctcctcccccacctccagcAGCAACTCGTCAGTGAACCCCATGGCTTCTCTGGGGGCCCTGCAGTCTCTGGCTGCCAGTGCTGGAGCCGGCCTCAACATGGGCTCCCTGGCAG GCATGGCAGCACTGAATGGCAGCCTGGGCTCCGGAGGCCTGTCCAATGGCTCAGGGAACACCATGGAGGCCCTGAGCCAGGCGTACTCGGGCATCCAGCAGTACGCCGCGGCCGCCCTCCCCAGCCTCTACAACCAGAGCCTGCTGTCTCAGCAGAGCGTCTCCGCCGCAGGCAGCCAGAAGGAAG GTCCAGAAGGTGCCAACTTGTTCATTTACCACCTGCCCCAGGAGTTTGGGGACCAGGACCTGCTCCAGATGTTTATGCCCTTTGGGAACGTCATCTCTGCTAAAGTCTTCATTGACAAACAGACGAACCTCAGCAAGTGTTTTG gctttGTGAGCTACGACAACCCAGTGTCATCGCAGGCCGCCATCCAGTCCATGAACGGCTTCCAGATCGGCATGAAGCGGCTGAAGGTGCAGCTGAAGCGCTCAAAGAATGACAGCAAGCCTTACTGA
- the celf1 gene encoding CUGBP Elav-like family member 1 isoform X13, with amino-acid sequence MDSLDPETLYVSPEQTLPLSAPDVPSLALVGGKKMNGSLDHPDQPDVDAIKMFVGQIPRSWSEEQLRELFEPYGAVYEINVLRDRSQNPPQSKGCCFITYYTRKSALEAQNALHNMKILPGMHHPIQMKPADSEKNNAVEDRKLFIGMISKKCNENDIRMMFSAYGQIEECRILRGPDGLSRGCAFVTFTARQMAQSAIKSMHQSQTMEGCSSPIVVKFADTQKDKEQKRMAQQLQQQMQQLSAASMWGNLTGLNSLGPQYLAVSLYLQLLQQSASTGSALSNLHSASGLNAMQNLAALAAAASATQATPTGSSAMTTSSSPLSALTSSAGSSPTSSSNSSVNPMASLGALQSLAASAGAGLNMGSLAGMAALNGSLGSGGLSNGSGNTMEALSQAYSGIQQYAAAALPSLYNQSLLSQQSVSAAGSQKEGPEGANLFIYHLPQEFGDQDLLQMFMPFGNVISAKVFIDKQTNLSKCFGFVSYDNPVSSQAAIQSMNGFQIGMKRLKVQLKRSKNDSKPY; translated from the exons ATGGACAGCCTGGACCCCGAAACCCTGTACGTCTCTCCAGAGCAGACGCTACCGCTCTCTGCCCCGGACGTCCCCAGCTTGGCACTAGTGGG tgggaagaagatgaatgggTCTCTGGACCACCCTGACCAACCAGATGTTGATGCCATTAAGATGTTCGTGGGGCAGATTCCCCGGTCCTGGTCCGAGGAGCAGCTTCGGGAGCTGTTTGAGCCGTACGGAGCGGTCTATGAGATAAACGTTCTCCGAGACCGCAGTCAGAACCCCCCTCAGAGCAAAG GCTGCTGTTTTATAACTTACTACACCCGCAAATCAGCCCTGGAGGCCCAGAATGCACTGCACAACATGAAGATCCTCCCAGGG ATGCACCACCCGATCCAGATGAAGCCAGCGGACAGTGAGAAGAACAACG CCGTGGAGGACAGGAAGCTTTTCATTGGAATGATCTCCAAGAAGTGTAACGAGAACGACATCCGGATGATGTTCTCAGCATACGGGCAGATAGAGGAGTGCCGGATCCTCCGAGGGCCCGATGGACTCAGCCGGG GTTGTGCGTTTGTGACATTCACAGCTAGACAGATGGCCCAGTCAGCCATCAAGTCCATGCACCAGTCCCAAACCATGGAG GGCTGCTCGTCGCCCATCGTGGTGAAGTTTGCAGACACGCAGAAGGACAAGGAGCAGAAGCGAATGGcccaacagctgcagcagcagatgcagcagctcAGTGCTGCTTCCATGTGGGGAAACCTCACCGGGCTCAACAGCCTGGGCCCGCAGTACCtggcagtgagt CTCTACttacagctgctgcagcagtcgGCCTCTACGGGGAGCGCACTCAGCAACCTGCACTCGgcctcag GTCTTAATGCCATGCAGAACCTGGCTGCTTTAGCGGCAGCAGCGAGTGCCACACAGGCCACGCCCACGGGCTCCAGCGCCATGACAACATCTAGTAGCCCTCTCAGTGCACTCACAAGCtcag CaggctcctcccccacctccagcAGCAACTCGTCAGTGAACCCCATGGCTTCTCTGGGGGCCCTGCAGTCTCTGGCTGCCAGTGCTGGAGCCGGCCTCAACATGGGCTCCCTGGCAG GCATGGCAGCACTGAATGGCAGCCTGGGCTCCGGAGGCCTGTCCAATGGCTCAGGGAACACCATGGAGGCCCTGAGCCAGGCGTACTCGGGCATCCAGCAGTACGCCGCGGCCGCCCTCCCCAGCCTCTACAACCAGAGCCTGCTGTCTCAGCAGAGCGTCTCCGCCGCAGGCAGCCAGAAGGAAG GTCCAGAAGGTGCCAACTTGTTCATTTACCACCTGCCCCAGGAGTTTGGGGACCAGGACCTGCTCCAGATGTTTATGCCCTTTGGGAACGTCATCTCTGCTAAAGTCTTCATTGACAAACAGACGAACCTCAGCAAGTGTTTTG gctttGTGAGCTACGACAACCCAGTGTCATCGCAGGCCGCCATCCAGTCCATGAACGGCTTCCAGATCGGCATGAAGCGGCTGAAGGTGCAGCTGAAGCGCTCAAAGAATGACAGCAAGCCTTACTGA
- the celf1 gene encoding CUGBP Elav-like family member 1 isoform X28, which translates to MDSLDPETLYVSPEQTLPLSAPDVPSLALVGGKKMNGSLDHPDQPDVDAIKMFVGQIPRSWSEEQLRELFEPYGAVYEINVLRDRSQNPPQSKGCCFITYYTRKSALEAQNALHNMKILPGMHHPIQMKPADSEKNNGCAFVTFTARQMAQSAIKSMHQSQTMEGCSSPIVVKFADTQKDKEQKRMAQQLQQQMQQLSAASMWGNLTGLNSLGPQYLAVSLYLQLLQQSASTGSALSNLHSASGLNAMQNLAALAAAASATQATPTGSSAMTTSSSPLSALTSSGSSPTSSSNSSVNPMASLGALQSLAASAGAGLNMGSLAGMAALNGSLGSGGLSNGSGNTMEALSQAYSGIQQYAAAALPSLYNQSLLSQQSVSAAGSQKEGPEGANLFIYHLPQEFGDQDLLQMFMPFGNVISAKVFIDKQTNLSKCFGFVSYDNPVSSQAAIQSMNGFQIGMKRLKVQLKRSKNDSKPY; encoded by the exons ATGGACAGCCTGGACCCCGAAACCCTGTACGTCTCTCCAGAGCAGACGCTACCGCTCTCTGCCCCGGACGTCCCCAGCTTGGCACTAGTGGG tgggaagaagatgaatgggTCTCTGGACCACCCTGACCAACCAGATGTTGATGCCATTAAGATGTTCGTGGGGCAGATTCCCCGGTCCTGGTCCGAGGAGCAGCTTCGGGAGCTGTTTGAGCCGTACGGAGCGGTCTATGAGATAAACGTTCTCCGAGACCGCAGTCAGAACCCCCCTCAGAGCAAAG GCTGCTGTTTTATAACTTACTACACCCGCAAATCAGCCCTGGAGGCCCAGAATGCACTGCACAACATGAAGATCCTCCCAGGG ATGCACCACCCGATCCAGATGAAGCCAGCGGACAGTGAGAAGAACAACG GTTGTGCGTTTGTGACATTCACAGCTAGACAGATGGCCCAGTCAGCCATCAAGTCCATGCACCAGTCCCAAACCATGGAG GGCTGCTCGTCGCCCATCGTGGTGAAGTTTGCAGACACGCAGAAGGACAAGGAGCAGAAGCGAATGGcccaacagctgcagcagcagatgcagcagctcAGTGCTGCTTCCATGTGGGGAAACCTCACCGGGCTCAACAGCCTGGGCCCGCAGTACCtggcagtgagt CTCTACttacagctgctgcagcagtcgGCCTCTACGGGGAGCGCACTCAGCAACCTGCACTCGgcctcag GTCTTAATGCCATGCAGAACCTGGCTGCTTTAGCGGCAGCAGCGAGTGCCACACAGGCCACGCCCACGGGCTCCAGCGCCATGACAACATCTAGTAGCCCTCTCAGTGCACTCACAAGCtcag gctcctcccccacctccagcAGCAACTCGTCAGTGAACCCCATGGCTTCTCTGGGGGCCCTGCAGTCTCTGGCTGCCAGTGCTGGAGCCGGCCTCAACATGGGCTCCCTGGCAG GCATGGCAGCACTGAATGGCAGCCTGGGCTCCGGAGGCCTGTCCAATGGCTCAGGGAACACCATGGAGGCCCTGAGCCAGGCGTACTCGGGCATCCAGCAGTACGCCGCGGCCGCCCTCCCCAGCCTCTACAACCAGAGCCTGCTGTCTCAGCAGAGCGTCTCCGCCGCAGGCAGCCAGAAGGAAG GTCCAGAAGGTGCCAACTTGTTCATTTACCACCTGCCCCAGGAGTTTGGGGACCAGGACCTGCTCCAGATGTTTATGCCCTTTGGGAACGTCATCTCTGCTAAAGTCTTCATTGACAAACAGACGAACCTCAGCAAGTGTTTTG gctttGTGAGCTACGACAACCCAGTGTCATCGCAGGCCGCCATCCAGTCCATGAACGGCTTCCAGATCGGCATGAAGCGGCTGAAGGTGCAGCTGAAGCGCTCAAAGAATGACAGCAAGCCTTACTGA
- the celf1 gene encoding CUGBP Elav-like family member 1 isoform X10 yields MASFKLDFLPEMMVDHCSLNSSPVNRDSSDQATFFQSSTVQFCGKKMNGSLDHPDQPDVDAIKMFVGQIPRSWSEEQLRELFEPYGAVYEINVLRDRSQNPPQSKGCCFITYYTRKSALEAQNALHNMKILPGMHHPIQMKPADSEKNNAVEDRKLFIGMISKKCNENDIRMMFSAYGQIEECRILRGPDGLSRGCAFVTFTARQMAQSAIKSMHQSQTMEGCSSPIVVKFADTQKDKEQKRMAQQLQQQMQQLSAASMWGNLTGLNSLGPQYLALYLQLLQQSASTGSALSNLHSASGLNAMQNLAALAAAASATQATPTGSSAMTTSSSPLSALTSSGSSPTSSSNSSVNPMASLGALQSLAASAGAGLNMGSLAGMAALNGSLGSGGLSNGSGNTMEALSQAYSGIQQYAAAALPSLYNQSLLSQQSVSAAGSQKEGPEGANLFIYHLPQEFGDQDLLQMFMPFGNVISAKVFIDKQTNLSKCFGFVSYDNPVSSQAAIQSMNGFQIGMKRLKVQLKRSKNDSKPY; encoded by the exons ATGGCTTCTTTTAAGTTGGATTTTCTCCCCGAGATGATGGTGGACCATTGCTCATTGAATTCTAGTCCTGT aaatcgagactcatcagaccaggcaacttttttccagtcttcaactgTCCAATTCTG tgggaagaagatgaatgggTCTCTGGACCACCCTGACCAACCAGATGTTGATGCCATTAAGATGTTCGTGGGGCAGATTCCCCGGTCCTGGTCCGAGGAGCAGCTTCGGGAGCTGTTTGAGCCGTACGGAGCGGTCTATGAGATAAACGTTCTCCGAGACCGCAGTCAGAACCCCCCTCAGAGCAAAG GCTGCTGTTTTATAACTTACTACACCCGCAAATCAGCCCTGGAGGCCCAGAATGCACTGCACAACATGAAGATCCTCCCAGGG ATGCACCACCCGATCCAGATGAAGCCAGCGGACAGTGAGAAGAACAACG CCGTGGAGGACAGGAAGCTTTTCATTGGAATGATCTCCAAGAAGTGTAACGAGAACGACATCCGGATGATGTTCTCAGCATACGGGCAGATAGAGGAGTGCCGGATCCTCCGAGGGCCCGATGGACTCAGCCGGG GTTGTGCGTTTGTGACATTCACAGCTAGACAGATGGCCCAGTCAGCCATCAAGTCCATGCACCAGTCCCAAACCATGGAG GGCTGCTCGTCGCCCATCGTGGTGAAGTTTGCAGACACGCAGAAGGACAAGGAGCAGAAGCGAATGGcccaacagctgcagcagcagatgcagcagctcAGTGCTGCTTCCATGTGGGGAAACCTCACCGGGCTCAACAGCCTGGGCCCGCAGTACCtggca CTCTACttacagctgctgcagcagtcgGCCTCTACGGGGAGCGCACTCAGCAACCTGCACTCGgcctcag GTCTTAATGCCATGCAGAACCTGGCTGCTTTAGCGGCAGCAGCGAGTGCCACACAGGCCACGCCCACGGGCTCCAGCGCCATGACAACATCTAGTAGCCCTCTCAGTGCACTCACAAGCtcag gctcctcccccacctccagcAGCAACTCGTCAGTGAACCCCATGGCTTCTCTGGGGGCCCTGCAGTCTCTGGCTGCCAGTGCTGGAGCCGGCCTCAACATGGGCTCCCTGGCAG GCATGGCAGCACTGAATGGCAGCCTGGGCTCCGGAGGCCTGTCCAATGGCTCAGGGAACACCATGGAGGCCCTGAGCCAGGCGTACTCGGGCATCCAGCAGTACGCCGCGGCCGCCCTCCCCAGCCTCTACAACCAGAGCCTGCTGTCTCAGCAGAGCGTCTCCGCCGCAGGCAGCCAGAAGGAAG GTCCAGAAGGTGCCAACTTGTTCATTTACCACCTGCCCCAGGAGTTTGGGGACCAGGACCTGCTCCAGATGTTTATGCCCTTTGGGAACGTCATCTCTGCTAAAGTCTTCATTGACAAACAGACGAACCTCAGCAAGTGTTTTG gctttGTGAGCTACGACAACCCAGTGTCATCGCAGGCCGCCATCCAGTCCATGAACGGCTTCCAGATCGGCATGAAGCGGCTGAAGGTGCAGCTGAAGCGCTCAAAGAATGACAGCAAGCCTTACTGA
- the celf1 gene encoding CUGBP Elav-like family member 1 isoform X21: MEPRTLSARPRMDSLDPETLYVSPEQTLPLSAPDVPSLALVGNRDSSDQATFFQSSTVQFCGKKMNGSLDHPDQPDVDAIKMFVGQIPRSWSEEQLRELFEPYGAVYEINVLRDRSQNPPQSKGCCFITYYTRKSALEAQNALHNMKILPGMHHPIQMKPADSEKNNGCAFVTFTARQMAQSAIKSMHQSQTMEGCSSPIVVKFADTQKDKEQKRMAQQLQQQMQQLSAASMWGNLTGLNSLGPQYLALYLQLLQQSASTGSALSNLHSASGLNAMQNLAALAAAASATQATPTGSSAMTTSSSPLSALTSSAGSSPTSSSNSSVNPMASLGALQSLAASAGAGLNMGSLAGMAALNGSLGSGGLSNGSGNTMEALSQAYSGIQQYAAAALPSLYNQSLLSQQSVSAAGSQKEGPEGANLFIYHLPQEFGDQDLLQMFMPFGNVISAKVFIDKQTNLSKCFGFVSYDNPVSSQAAIQSMNGFQIGMKRLKVQLKRSKNDSKPY; encoded by the exons ATGGAGCCCCGCACACT TAGTGCACGGCCCAGGATGGACAGCCTGGACCCCGAAACCCTGTACGTCTCTCCAGAGCAGACGCTACCGCTCTCTGCCCCGGACGTCCCCAGCTTGGCACTAGTGGG aaatcgagactcatcagaccaggcaacttttttccagtcttcaactgTCCAATTCTG tgggaagaagatgaatgggTCTCTGGACCACCCTGACCAACCAGATGTTGATGCCATTAAGATGTTCGTGGGGCAGATTCCCCGGTCCTGGTCCGAGGAGCAGCTTCGGGAGCTGTTTGAGCCGTACGGAGCGGTCTATGAGATAAACGTTCTCCGAGACCGCAGTCAGAACCCCCCTCAGAGCAAAG GCTGCTGTTTTATAACTTACTACACCCGCAAATCAGCCCTGGAGGCCCAGAATGCACTGCACAACATGAAGATCCTCCCAGGG ATGCACCACCCGATCCAGATGAAGCCAGCGGACAGTGAGAAGAACAACG GTTGTGCGTTTGTGACATTCACAGCTAGACAGATGGCCCAGTCAGCCATCAAGTCCATGCACCAGTCCCAAACCATGGAG GGCTGCTCGTCGCCCATCGTGGTGAAGTTTGCAGACACGCAGAAGGACAAGGAGCAGAAGCGAATGGcccaacagctgcagcagcagatgcagcagctcAGTGCTGCTTCCATGTGGGGAAACCTCACCGGGCTCAACAGCCTGGGCCCGCAGTACCtggca CTCTACttacagctgctgcagcagtcgGCCTCTACGGGGAGCGCACTCAGCAACCTGCACTCGgcctcag GTCTTAATGCCATGCAGAACCTGGCTGCTTTAGCGGCAGCAGCGAGTGCCACACAGGCCACGCCCACGGGCTCCAGCGCCATGACAACATCTAGTAGCCCTCTCAGTGCACTCACAAGCtcag CaggctcctcccccacctccagcAGCAACTCGTCAGTGAACCCCATGGCTTCTCTGGGGGCCCTGCAGTCTCTGGCTGCCAGTGCTGGAGCCGGCCTCAACATGGGCTCCCTGGCAG GCATGGCAGCACTGAATGGCAGCCTGGGCTCCGGAGGCCTGTCCAATGGCTCAGGGAACACCATGGAGGCCCTGAGCCAGGCGTACTCGGGCATCCAGCAGTACGCCGCGGCCGCCCTCCCCAGCCTCTACAACCAGAGCCTGCTGTCTCAGCAGAGCGTCTCCGCCGCAGGCAGCCAGAAGGAAG GTCCAGAAGGTGCCAACTTGTTCATTTACCACCTGCCCCAGGAGTTTGGGGACCAGGACCTGCTCCAGATGTTTATGCCCTTTGGGAACGTCATCTCTGCTAAAGTCTTCATTGACAAACAGACGAACCTCAGCAAGTGTTTTG gctttGTGAGCTACGACAACCCAGTGTCATCGCAGGCCGCCATCCAGTCCATGAACGGCTTCCAGATCGGCATGAAGCGGCTGAAGGTGCAGCTGAAGCGCTCAAAGAATGACAGCAAGCCTTACTGA